CCGGTATCACCTGAGTCAATAGATTATTGTTAAATACCCATATCACATCAAACCACACAAACATCACATTCCGAGATCATTTGCATATATACATCTTTACCTTACTGAGTATATGTGGACGTAATATAGACTTGGAAAACCCCAATAGTGCTTCTAGGCGAACAGCAGCCTGCGGTTGAACACAATTCATCAGATCAGAGATAACATTTGTCTACCAAAACAAATATATAGCGCCTGAAAGCAACTCTTCACATCATACCATGCCTCCACTAGTCGTCCAAGGTATTGCCTTCCACCTTTTAACAATACTTGTAAGAATCCCGAGGGCCTCATCGAGCTGGAAAATTATAGGAACAAAAAAAATCACCAGACAAGTACATATTATAAGAAAATCTTAGACATCACATAACGGATGAAGCAATTTTCAATTCACTAGAAGGACCAGTACGTTTATACCTGACCAGCATTGAGAGCTGCTTCCATCAGCAGATTATCAGCTTCTTGTTGGACAGCCTTGGAGATTCTTCCGGAAGAATCTGGCCATAGGCGAAGATACAGGTTTCTAACCATGCCGTAATCTCCTTGGACAGCAAACGCACGCATCATAGACATGTACAAGTGCGGCTTCGGTCTCAAGTCTACATCATCTCCGCTTCTCTTCAGTATTTCACCAAAGACACAAAGGGCCCCTGTGAACAGATACAATAGGGGGGGATCATAAGGACTCCAAACTTATCTAAATACCAGATTCAGAGAGCAATACAATGTAACAGCAACTCATAGTAAGTAATACCGTTTGTTGAACCACACTTTAGAAGAGCATCAACGACTGCTGTAAACGCAGTTCGGTCAATGAACAAGCTATCACACAATTTCATTTCCAGATATATTTCTTGCAGTGATATCAGATCCTTTGCATCTCCAAATCCCTAAGAAGTAGGAAGCCATAATGTTAAGCATATAGCATTAAGATTAGATGTGTAAAGAGATCCACAGGTTGCTTTACTCACCTTTACTAAAGTGGTGTACGTTATAACATCTGGATAACGAGAATCATCGTAGTATTCCTCTGCTTTCTCCTGAAATTTTGTAGAAAAACAAGACATCATAATTAAAATGAGCCAAGCACTACCCCAGTACTACTCTGAGTAACACTTGGAGTATAAAACTGGCCTTTTAAGTACACACATGTGACCTTCATTTCCTTTAGAAACTTCATAGCCGCATCCAAATCGCCACATTTGATGCACGCATTGATCAAAGTATTGTAGGTGGGCCTATCAGGCTCCAATCCAAGGCGTAACATTTCATCCAGCAAAACCACTGCTGCTTGTGGAGATCCTGAGTTGATATACCCCTGGAAACACAACAACTATATAAAAAAACTGCCTTTCCTATTGACAATGGCAAAAAAAAAAACAAGAAAACATAAACCATGAAGATGTTTCCCTCAGCCAAAATGCAACTATGTGTTACCAAGTACTGATAGAGTATTAATAGTAGAAATACGCTGTATATTGATATGATAACGATTCTCAACTTGTACCAAATAGAAGCTAAGCCCAGAACCTAAGGATTGCACCTCAAGAACCCAACAAACTTTCTAAAAAGGCCAAGACTTAACATTCTCTTAAGTCAACTCTTATCAAGTACCTTCATCAACAAGTTATAGATGAGAACTGACGGGCCGCCCTGCTCTAAGAGCAAAGTTCCATATCGTGCAAGTAGACCATTGGCACGCCGTAAATCTCCTGCACTAGAGCAAGACCAAAGACTTTTTGCATCAGCCTCAGGCCAGGAACAGTTCCACACTCCAAGATTACGTAAACATTAAGCATGAGAAACTTGAAGAATCTTACCGGCATTGATCAGCGAGTCAAGCAGACCATAGACAAGAGACGATGACAGCTTGGGACTCCCAGCAGCAGTTCCTTTCTCTATAGACTCCATCATTTGAAACGCTTCATCAATCCTCCTAGCCTTTCCCAATCCCTTTACCAAATGCTCCAAATCAAAATTTCAAAAAGTTAGTTGAAACGACGAAGAAGCAAAAACTCACTCACCTTCAAGATAGTGGCGTAAGTGATGGAATCAACGCCGCATCCACCAGGCTCCGCCATCTCATTGAACAACCGTAAAGCCAAATCGACGTCTCCGCAGTGAACGCAAGCTTCCAAAACGGAGTTCATCACGATCGTGTTCAGCCTCCCATACCGTTTCTTAGCCGCTTCCACCTCCTCCACTATCTGATCGAGCTGGCGACGACGTGTGAGGAGCACGATGCGAGAGGTGAGTGGCTTGAGGTTGAGGCGTTTGGAGTAGCGATTCGCTCTGCCGGGGTAGCGCCGTCGCGCCGGGACGGAGCAGGAGGAAGGTAGTAGAGGAGTCAAGAGAGGTGAAATTCGATTCATCTTCGAGGAGAGCGGAGGCTACCGATCCGCCATTGATGGGCTTCGCTGTACCTTGGAGCTAAGCGAAGTGGATAACGTCAGAGAGAATCTAAATCAGTCAGTTACTGACAGTGGCGGGTCGTAGAAGGAGACGGTGTTTGGGTCTTGGGCCTGAATATTGAAGCCCAGTAATATCGTGAAGTGTTGCGTTTTGTCTTACTATTTGAAAGTCCCACATCGCTGAGAAAAGAAGAATGGGAGGCACGAGAGGTAGTATAAAAGAGGAGGCGAGAAGACTGAGCAACTCATACCTTTCTCGGCCTTTTGGCTAAGATCAAGTGTAGTATCTGTTCTTATCAGTTTAATATCTGATATGTGGTCCATCGGGCCACACGATATTAACTCTATTTTTTTAGGGTGAAGGTCCGTTGAGGTAGCTTGCTATCTGGGCCTTCGTGAGTCGCCCAAGCGTTGCACTATTGCATGGGCTTGGCTCAACCCACCAAATCTAAAGTTTAATAATTTATGAATCTGGTCCCTGTAATCGATTGGTTAAAAAGTTGGAATCACGGTTCACAGTGACGTGATTCGGTTGAATCTGTAGCTCTTGGATGTTTCTTTTCTGTAACTCGAATTAGATTATTATTACTACTAACTTTTATATTTTAGCCTCATAATTGTCGATGGCCGAAACATTGACACCCCCATATCCGGTTATTGGAGATTTTCATAAAAATATAAAGAAAGATTTTGTGTGTTCTTTGGTGTACGCCTCTTAAACTTGAAAGTCAAAAACGGATGTAGAAAGGGTTAAAAGATTAAACTACAAGTTATCAACAATAGATCCATTTCAATTAGAGGCATGATAATGTATCTACTGTCGAACCTAATAATATATAGACGTTTGTTTTATTGGTACACCATCAAGATAGTTCTTCATTTTAAAGATCCAAGTTGATGTAACTGTAAATAGAAAAATGAAAAGTAATGTTACTAGTCCATATGAAATTACGGTGATGGTGAGGAATCCCGGAGATGTGTTACCCACTTTTGAATTATCTTTCTGAAAACCTTCCATGCAAAAACTTTGAATTATCTTTCTGTTGCTCTGGCCCCAGTAAACATTTAAATTATATCGAATGCGCATGACATGATTTGATCATGTTGAGTTTATTTATCTTTGATTTCGATTGAATGTGTTAAAATGAATTTGTAAATGTTATTTCAGAATTAATATAAAATGTACTTACATAAAAGGATTCTTACTTAATGAAATTGCAATAGTTTTATCCTTTTGTATGTTTTAATGATATTTTCTCACTAAACTTATTATATATATATATTAGTTACAAATAGAAATATCGAATTAACGACACAAGCAAACATAAATTGGATGCCTCTCTAGATTGTGGCCGGACTATCAGATAAATTTTCAGGTACGTATATACAGAAGAGTTTATACTTTTGATACAAAACACTGTATAGCAGATTTTCTTTAGATCTATCCTCCTGATTGGTTTATTATTAAAACTATGATTTAAGACACCAAAAGTTCGTTGTCAGAAAAATGTAAAGGACTCTGACAGAGGCCCTACACGTGATAAATTATCGAATTTTATTTTAATATATTCTTTAATAATGGAACCAAAAGTATGAAATGATAGTCATATATATATTTGGATTTAGATAATAATACTAATCCTAGTGTAAACACGAAGCTATTGAAATTCGAAATTTATGGTATTGTTAATGATAGAAACCTAGCATACACCTTGATTTAAATTTGTCATTGTATGCTGCCTAGATTTATTATCATCCATCTTAATTTTGTTTTGGAAATTAAAACATACTCTCTCTGTTTCTTAAAGTTACATATTCTATATTTTTCACATATCATAATAAAACACATTAAATTTGCATAGTTTTTGTGTTTATCTTTTTTTTCATAATTTTAAACCAATAAAAATTTAACTAGTGCAATTAAGTTTTTTGAAGTTTGCAATTAGTTAATAAAATATGCATCAAAAATATAAAAGATGGATTTTTTTTGAAACAAAATTTTTCTCTAGAATATGTAATTTTAAGGAACGCATGAAGTATTTGACAACGAGAAGTTATGTATGCCCGCCCCAACGATTGAAACCAACAAGTATTTCATAACATTCAAAAGATATATCTTATTTTCTATTTTAGTTATAAACTAAAACTTCTTAAAACATGCAACCATGTTAAATTTAGATGGATTAAGTCTAACAAGCTATAATATTATGTAAAATTAGACACATCAGTATTTATAGTGCGAGTCCTCCGTTATATTAAAGGCTTATTTGCCAAATAACCAAAAAAAGAGTAATTGATTTTTTAGTAAAAGGTTAGAGAGAGATAGAAAAAAATTAGGAGAGAAAAAATGTTTTTGGTTAGATAGTGAGTTTGTGTTTTTTTATGGTTAGAGGGTGCAAATTCCTTTATATTAAAATGCAGCTTTGCACACACATAAAATATACATGGTATAAAAAGTAATTATTAAGAAGAAAGATGAAAAGGATGGTCCTGCTCTAATCGAGAGTTAAATTAAACTAATTATCAAATCCGCAATTTAAGGATTCGTGTTCCCATCCAACTAATATCTCCACATTCTCGTCCTTCTTCGAACTCGTGAGAATAACATTATCCCTAATCCTCAAGCACCGTCCATTTTTGGCCCGAGAGCAAAACAAAAACACAAACTGAAGAAACATGTTTGAAAAGATAAACACCACGTGTTGGTCGCTGACAGTTCCACGTAGCAACTATGAGGATGACATGGCACATGTGGGCTAATCACATGTTTATTTATTTTATTTTTTGTGCGACGGCTAATCACATATTTACATACTAGTAGCAACTAGCAACTTAGCAACCACGGGAACAGGACAAGAGCCTCCGGGCGCCGTCCAGATCGTGGGACTACATAACATAAAAATGGCTTAGCTGTTGTCTTTCTTATTTAAAAATAAAAAGTCCCTTTTTTAACAAAAATAAAAAGTCCCTTTTTTAACAAAAATAAAAAGTCCCTTTAGCCTAATAATTCTGATAACTAATTTTTTTTTGACAACTATTTTTTTCCCTCAAGTACACTAGCTGATGCCTTTTATAATTTGTATTATAGAAATGGGATTGGTTTTCGACAACTAATTCTGTGCCATTACAGTTGTTGTCCGCTTCATTTAATTGGTGATAATTTGGGGTTTTATTCATTTTAATACATAGTGTCGTCCGTCTTTATGGTTTCTCTTTTCACAAGATTCAAATTAGTGATCATACGATAGATGATATTTTGAGAGAGGTAGGTTCTGATGTAGTTCGTGATGTACATCAGAAGGTATGTCAAGACGTACGGCAGGATGTCGAGTGGAGAAGTTCTTACAAGGAAATTGTCTAATGTGATTCCGTGTGTAAGTGGAGATTAGAAAATGAAAGAGAATATCTTGTTGAAGACAAATGACGTTTTCCATTAAACAAAGAGGCTTTGATTGGAGAAGAAGTGTTACTTGGAGAAGAATAAAAAGTTTTCTTATATGGGAATGGAAGTTCATTAAGGTGTATTTAATGAACTTGGAGAGCAAGTCTACGGTTTATATATAAGAAGGGACTTGCCCTTATGAGAAGGATAACACCCAGAGTAAAAAGAGAGAGAGAGTTTTCATTAAGTGTTGAGTGTTGACCTACGGTCTGACATAGTGTCCGATGGAGTCTGATGTGGACTTAGTTTGGTGGCATTGGAGTTGGCGCTTTGTGTGGTGGAGTTGGCGCTTTGTATATAGCTCTTGTGAGCTTTGTGTGTGCTTGGGTGATCAAGCGTTTTGGTGTGTCCGTTGAGGTGTGGTGACCAAGCTGTGCGTTGGTGTGACGTGCTCGTTGGTATTTGTGGTGTGCGTCTGGTGTTGACGTACTCAGTGACGTACTTGGTGAAGTACTCGGTGACGTACTTGGTGAAGTACATGGTGATGTACCTTCCGAGAGGTGGAAGGTTGAAGCCTTGACTCAGGGGGAGTTTAGCAAAGATGGTTTCATTGAGGAGGTCTGGAAAGATTGCAGCTGTGTGAAGACAGTGAACTCTGGTGCGGCCGGATGGGATCTATGCATGCGTGCTTGATTCCTAATCTTCATATATATCTATCTAGAAAAAAGCGTGTCAGGAAGTTTGTGCCTGATGTATACGTTAGCAAATAATGATGTATTTGCATTCTTGTTCTAGTGATCAATAAAATCTGGACGTGGTCCCGGAGATATTGGAAACAAACACAGTTAACAAACTCAGTGTGTCATTTCCTTTCTGCTATATATTTCTAACTCATCCGCACTTGCACATACTTCCCAACTGAAACCGAAAGAATATAGTTTCAGTTTAATACAAAAATATTGTAGTATGTTCGTTGCATTATGGTACATGTGCTACCTTTGATATGCATAAAACATGAATGCCCTGAACCAATTCAAATATTTGTGTACGTTCGTCAAACATTGACATTCCATATAGACTATATAGAACCACATGCATTATAAATTTAATTATTTCAGAGAAGAGGTAAAAAAGAAGTAAATCATTCATTCATTTGCTGTGTATTGATAGCTACGGGGAAAAAAAGAAATGATCATTATCCTTTGAATTTCACGACCAACAGTACAAAAGTTTGGAGTCTTCGAACCATATCACGGACCTCGTTATTGTTATTCTAAAGTGAGTTATTATAATCATCCGATATATTTCTGAAAAGCGTCACACAGTACACATACTTTTTTTTTTTTTTGCTAAATGTAAATATCATATTGAGACAATTGTTATACATAGCTAGATAGCAGCCATTATACAACGCTTGTTACCCAGGAAAAACAGTGAAAAAACAAGGTCACAAGAAAACAAATTTTACCAGATTTCAGCAGGTTTAAACCGACACTTTGTTATACTCTACTTATATATAGTTATAAAGAGTACATCATTGCCATGCACATGTAAATGTAAATGTAACCTAGTTCGTGTTAGTTCCACCATAATTACTAATATATATACTACACCATATGGTTGCATGGTGAACGAACAAAAAAAAAAAAAAAACAAATCGAGTTGCTTTGTTTAGAAGACCTTATAACCGAATTGATTAGTTGCCTCTTGGCCGTCTAGTTGAAAAACCAATCTACAATCGTAGAGACTAGTCTCATTTATATAAAACCGGTTACTCCACTGGTTCGGTTTATCAAAGAATCGGCCAAATTATGAATCCAAACCGGTTAATGATCGTTAGTTATTGCCGCGCAAGTTCTTGTTCCTCTCTTTCAAAAAGGTGGGGTCATCGGAGCGTGACGCCAACGCGCTCCCTCGTAAAAAAACAGAGAACTTTTAGAAAGAAGAGAGAGATGTGGAAATTGTGAGACGGGATCGAAACGTGTCGAATTCTCTATACTCTGATTCGGTCCTCAGAAAGTAAACCAACGTGCACAGAGTAACGAGAGAGAGAAGAGAAAGAGAGAGAGAGAGAGAGAGTTTCGCCATTAGAATAGTCGAGTAAGAATATAATATACATTGACCTCTCTGTCTCTTGAGCAAGAAGCACATGCTCCTCTCTATCATCTCCGTAAAATAGCATTTGTTTGTTTTTTTTTTGCTCCTATCTTTCACAATTCACATGCACCTCTCTCTCTCTCTCTCTCTCTCTCTTCCCAATGCTAATCTGAAGTTTTATTTACTCTACTCAAAGACGACGCCGACTCTCTTCAGATCCACTCATTCATCTTCCTCCTCTCTTCATTTTCCAGCATAAGGTAAAAACTTCTGATCCTATTCATTCCACTGCTCCTTTATCTTGCCTGGTGATTTCCTCTGCTTCTTCATTTCAATCACAATTATTGTTTTTTTCTTCATATCATTCTGTTTCCGCCATTGACTCCATTCTTATATGTATATATATAATCAAATTAAGTTTTTTTTTTCTCCGGACTGTTTTCTAGATCATTGCTCATAAAGTCTCATCCTTTCTTTAAATTTGATTCTCAGATTTTTTTTTTTTCAATTAGCTGATATTTTCATGTAATAATAGTGAATCTATGATCTTCAATCTGAAAAAAGAAACTGATCTAGATTTTTTTTCTTGGGGATTGCCAAAAAAATTCATCTTTCCCAAATCTCACCTTTTATCAACAGTAATTTAAAAATTTCCCGCTATTCTTTCAATCCCTATTGGTCCACACACTTTAGTCCTTTTTCAGACAGGAGATAGATTGTTCTGACTTCTTCTGTCTGTGTGTCTGAAATGTGATGGATACAGGTTTCTTGTTCAGATCAAGATTCTGGTTACACTAGAGTGTTTTGTTGCTATATGAAGAGAAACTCTCATTAAATGGTCTGCGAGATGGAGACTGATCAACAGATGGAAGAGATGGACGTGGAAGTCTTATCTTCCATGTGGCCTGAAGACGTGGGAGGAACCGAACCAGACAACCAGTTCAACGTCGAGAAACCCGCAGGAGATTCCGACACGTTAAAAGAAGTCGACATCGCCGAGAAACGCACCATGGCGGATCTAAAACGTTTACCTGACCTCCTGAACACAACGGACCAAGGCTCCTCTCAGCTAACCAACCTCGTGAAGCAATGGGAGTATATGCAGGACCACGCGGTTAGGCTGTTGCGAGAAGAGCTCAAGATTTTGACCAAGCAAAGAGAAGAAGCCGAGGCCAAGGAGCTTAAGATCATAGAGGAGCACAACTTCGAGACCGAGGAGCCCGAGAACGTTCCGGTTTTGGATGAGAGCAGCGATCTGTTCCGCAGGTTTAAGGAGAAGAAGAGGGACAAGTTGGTCGGTAGGAAGAGGATTGAGATCGATGAGGAGTTTGACACGGTTGCGTATTGGAAACAGAAGGCGCTGAGCTTGGAGAAGATGCTTGAAGCGAGTACCGAGAGAGAGAGGAGGTTGATTGAGAAGCTTAACGAGAGTTTGAAGACTATGGAGAGTCACTCGGCACCGGTCGAAGAGTTGACTCAGAATCTTAAAAGAGCTGAAGGGTTCTTGCATTTTATACTTCAGAATGCTCCTATTGTTATGGGTCATCAGGTAAGTAAAATGTTTGATTCACGTTTATTCACAACAACAAGATTTGTTGATTCTGGATCATGGTTCTAAAAATCGGTATAAAAAGCAACTCAGTCTTAATCGAAACCATTTAAAAAAA
This genomic interval from Brassica oleracea var. oleracea cultivar TO1000 chromosome C2, BOL, whole genome shotgun sequence contains the following:
- the LOC106327248 gene encoding pentatricopeptide repeat-containing protein At5g10690; translated protein: MNRISPLLTPLLPSSCSVPARRRYPGRANRYSKRLNLKPLTSRIVLLTRRRQLDQIVEEVEAAKKRYGRLNTIVMNSVLEACVHCGDVDLALRLFNEMAEPGGCGVDSITYATILKGLGKARRIDEAFQMMESIEKGTAAGSPKLSSSLVYGLLDSLINAGDLRRANGLLARYGTLLLEQGGPSVLIYNLLMKGYINSGSPQAAVVLLDEMLRLGLEPDRPTYNTLINACIKCGDLDAAMKFLKEMKEKAEEYYDDSRYPDVITYTTLVKGFGDAKDLISLQEIYLEMKLCDSLFIDRTAFTAVVDALLKCGSTNGALCVFGEILKRSGDDVDLRPKPHLYMSMMRAFAVQGDYGMVRNLYLRLWPDSSGRISKAVQQEADNLLMEAALNAGQLDEALGILTSIVKRWKAIPWTTSGGMAAVRLEALLGFSKSILRPHILSKVIPGEPIESIMIPFEATRPLLGTLQLKNVVMRFYKEQVVPIVDDWGSCIGLLHREDCNNLDASLVSMMRSPPPCVSTTTSIGRVVDLVLEKKHKMVIVIHCCGNGYSSKAVGAFTRAQLHRLFEPEQKLLWWM